CGAGCTAAtggtttaaattcgctgaccttttaTAATATGAGCTCgaggcatgcgaatttttcagaataaggatttttttactttttatatttttctctcttcatttttcttattatttccctcccaaaaattataaattaactaAACTACCCTTTTAATTCAATTTCTCAAAAATTTAATCTGCTCCGCTCCGAATTTAATCAAAATTCTCACACCACTTCACCACCGGCCTTCGCCTCCACTCTCCACTTCGCCACCTCCGCCTTCACTTTTGAGAAATTGAATCAAAAGGATATTTTAGTATTATAATTTCTGGGAGGGAGATAATAagaaaatgaagagaaaaaaatataaaaaaggtaaaaaaaatatcttattttgaaaaaatcgcATACTTCGAGCccatattttgaaaaaaaattcttatttttaatcCTAATCTTaaaaggtcagcgaattgagactcatattccaaaATCTCTCGAGAAGGAATAGTGAAAGTAATATTAGTAGATTGTGAGGTACACatcttaaaatagaaagtttaaaacttttctattttaaaagagcagaaaaaatggaaatatctTCTACTTTCAAGGgaaatatatagtattagtaaGAGCATCCCCAATCGTGCTCTTAGCTCAGAGCATGTTGTGCGCTCGGTCCCACTTTTATACAttttgttaggattggtatactgaaaagcatatttcgagcatgttgcacggatagaattgcttgtatacaataaactctacaatccacttttaacccaaggcgagaagaagtaattttatcacattggtgtttgcttatgcatatataagatgtttctcaaacatttaaatatataaaaagcaaataagtctaattcttctacatagtagactggtcgtgaatgACGTTCATAGAAGGTGACGCAGTAGTAAGACTTAGatatatgcggactgacattgcaacctttcacgctaggtagtctaggcctatttgggttgtgaaattcttatttttctttgttcagaactgatcgtgttaccttaaagtggacgacgcccacaaccggtctactaaaacaaagacttagactttgtcaagttacttatacatttaaacatgtaaTAAACATACATTAAATGTAatacataacaacattatgacaaaataaACTGTttcatccattggaaaataaaataaagagttttacagtattcaatcactcgaaaggtgatttctagtatacaaactctaacaccTCACCCCACCCAGCATCGAGCAGTAGTACACCGCGACCACGTCGATGCACACTAACTGTTGTTTGACGACTATTTCGCTGAGCAGCCGCGGTTTGGGGACAACTTCTTctggcggcgttttaggatgcaccGAGATCTATTTATGCGTATCGTGAACGATTTAGAGCGTCAGTACTAGTACTTCTGATTCAGGGAGGATGCGAGTGGCAGACCTGGTCACTCGcctatacagaagtgcactgctgCAATTAGCAGTTGGCTTACAGGGAGGcccggccgacatgttcgacgagtacctccatatcggcgagacgactgcccgcgaatgTCTCAAGTATTTTTGTTAAGGCGTCATTCAAATATTTGGGGAGAGGTACCTGCGGAAGCCTACCCCCCAAGACTGCCATgatctgatggatatgcacgggtcgGTGCATGGGTTTCCAGGGATGTTGGGCAGTatagattgcatgcattgggagtggaagaactgccccaccGCCTGGAAGGGGCACTACACGACCGGCTTCAAAGGCAAGAATCCCACAATGATCCTCAAAgccgtagctgactaccggctgtggatttagcatgcatattttggggtagcagGGTCGAagaacgacatcaacgtcctccagccGTCGCCCCCTTTCAACGATCAGTGCATGGGCATCGGctcggccatcagttttgtcgccaacggcaaccaacatgatatgaGCTACTATTTAGCGGATGGGATATACTCTAGGTGGCccatctttgtgaagacgatcagatgtccAATCGAAGAAAAGAAGGTCTACTTTGCTAGCCgacaggaggcagcgcgcaaggatgtggagcgggtatttggtgtgctccaagctcGATGAGCGGCGGTGAAGGATCCAACCCGTTTGTGGTATGACGACTACATTgctgatgtcatgtacgcatgtattatcatgcacaacatgatcgttgaACAAGAAGGTTCAGAACTGACTGATTGGATCAATGAAGATGACGTCTggccaagccacggcgtggccaccgccagTGTACGAACGGGGATACCTCATGATGACGCCGGACgactccaagcacatgccgacatgcgccaacaagaagctcatattcgactccaacaagatataattgaagagttgtgggtgCGGAGGAGTGCatgttgatatttataatgtaatttgttgaaattgtttttttttaattgtacctttttaatgtttttaatttaatgaaattatgatgacaatttctccgtatttgtgtcgaaattttaattctgtattaTTAAAATGAGAATTTGTTTATTGGGACGTCCTAGTGCTAGTTCTAGTACTTGTCCATTATTGTGCAGTTAGATGTCATAGTGATATGGTAGTAGGGTGAGAAATCCTAATGACATGgtagaaggtgtttttgggaagtcctagtccGTGCGGAAGTCTTTCGATGCTATAATAAGATTGAAAAAAGTTAGGCCACATTCATAAAAGTGATCAAGATGGTAGCTATCACTATTATGTCAGCTGTGAGCTTCGAAGATAGAACTTTTCCCAgtcaaataaaatgataattcaGCAATCAATACAATGTTCCATCACTATTCAAACAAACTGCCCCATCCAAATTCATGTCTCGTGCATTATTAATTTCTATATTTCTTTAAAAGCAAACCTAAAAAAGCAATGaaaattatcttcttcttcaacatgacACCTCTATTCAGCGACGCATTTGCAGACGTTATTATCTGCAAAGAGAGCGAGAGAAGCGCTCTCTCAACGTTCCGGAACGATCTAGAAGACTCCAGCGACCGCCTCTCATCCTGGCGCGGCGCAGACTGCTGCCATTGGGAAGGCGTCATCTGCGACAACCTCACCGGCCAAGTCCGCGAGCTCCGCCTCCGCAACCCTCACAACGCTGCCTGCTCTAGCCGGAGCTACGGCGCGGCTGAATTCCAAGCTTACGACATTCACAAATTGGGCGGGAGATTGAATCCATCTCTCCTCCAATTGGAGTTTTTGAATCACTTGGATCTCAGCTGCAACGATTTCCACGGCGCGCCCGGACTTCATCTCCTCCATGAGAAACCTACACTACATTGATCTCTCTAGCTGCGGATTCCACGGTGCTGTCCCTAGCCGAATCGCGAACCTCTCGCGCCTTCGCCATCTgaatctcggagatccgttccCAATTTTCGCCGAGAGCAAGCTTAGGGTTAGCAGTATGCAGTGGCTTCGGCATCTTTCTTCACTGGAGCATCTCGATTTGACCGGCGCCGATGCTAGCAGCGCGAGCGATTGGCTCGGATCACTCGGAAATCTCCATTCTCTGCTCGATCTCCGCCTCTCGAGGTGCGGATTGCCGCCTGTTATCTCCGGCAATGCCGCGAATCTCTCACGTCTTGCTCAGCTTCATCTCTCTTGGAACAATTTCGATTCCCCGCTCCCTCGCTGGATTTACAGCCTCACCGATTTGGTGAGCCTGAATTTGAGCCATTGTGGATTCTACGATCACCTTCCCACCGGATTGCAAAACATGACGAAGCTCGAATACCTAAATCTGTCGTCGAATCACTTTACTTCCAATTTCCCGCCATGCATAACCAGATTGAGCAATCTCAAGGTTTTAGCAGCTGCAGGCAACATCATTGAAGGGGAACTCCCTGCTACAATGGATAATTTGACATCTTTGGTGACTCTAGAGTTGTCTCTGAACAGAATTGGGGGAATGCTACCGAAATCTCTAAGCAATCTCTGCAATCTCCAAGAGTTGTATCTGTACATAAACACCTTCTCTGGAGGTTTACCGGATTTTTCCGGCTGCATTTCACACAATTTGCGAGTTTTGTATTTGGGATGGAACAATCTCTCCGGTCCATTGCCGAGTAATCTCAAACAAGCAGCTAAATTGAGAGAGCTTGACCTCACATACAACAAGCTCACCGGGCCTCTCCCTTCGAGTCTCGGAGAATTACAGGAGTTAGAATCTCTCGTTATATCGGATAATTCTTTCTAAGGTATCGTCTCTAAGTCACACTTCAGAAACCTTTCGTGATTGAAGATATTCCGCGCGAATGGCAACAGGTTCACCTTCAAGCCGAGCAGAGACTGGATCCCGCCTTTCCAACTCCATGGCTTGACGCTGAGATCATGGCGGCTGGGGCCTGAGTTTCCGCCATGGATCAAACATTTGAAGCATTTGCAGTATCTGAGCTTGGCGAATACAGGGATCGAGGATGCCATTCCGTCTTGGTTCTGGAGATTAACCCCGCAGTTAGTATCTAAACCTCTCTAGCAACATGATCAAAGGACAAATCCCGAGTTTACTAGATTTCGGAATGAGCAGAAATATAGCTGTTGATATGAAGCACAATCTCATCACCGGTCCCTTGCCTCGTGTCTCGTCGAATGTGACCATTCTCAACTTGTCATTCAACAGCATTTCGGGTtcgatgcatcaattcctcTGTGAAAATTCAGAGAGGAATATGAGGCTGGAGATTCTTGACCTCGCCAACAATTACTTATCCGGAGAGATTCCAGACTGCTGGGGAAACTGGTCGTCTCTGAGCGTGCTGAGGCTGCAGGCAAACAATCTCACCGGAAAAATCCCAAGCTCGGTCGGGCTCTTGACAAGGCTGCAATCCTTGCACCTGCGCGGGAACAACGATCTCTCAGGGTCGCTGCAAAACTGCACTGGTCTCATGTTGTTGGATCTGGGCCCCAATCATTTCTCGGGGCGTATACCTAGCTGGATTCATCGGCTCTCAGAGTTGGTGGTGTTCAACCTTCGTCTCAACAGGTTCTGGGGCGAGATCCCGGTGGAGCTCTGCCTTCTCAGCCGCATCTAGGCGCTGGACCTAGCGGGCAACAATCTGTCCGGGCGGATACCCTCGTGCTTCGACGGTTTCAATGTGATGGTGTGGAGGCAGAAGCCGGGCGAACGCATGTACTATTCTGCAGACGACACGTTGGTGTCGTTCCCGACAGCCAGTATCTCGTTGTGAAGGGGAGGCTCGGGTTGTACAGCAACATTCTGCATTGGGTGATGACGTTGGATATCTCAGACAACAACTTAACAGGTCCGATTCCTGCTGCAATAACGTCGCTTTCCAAGCTGCAAGGGCTGAACCTATCAAGAAACAGCTTGACAGGAAGGATCCCAGAGCATATCGGCGGCATGAGCTTGCTCGAATCGCTTGACATATCCAAGAACAAGCTGTCGGGAGAGATCCCTCAGACGATTGCAGAGTTGTCGTTTCTGGGTAATCTGAACTTGTCGTGTAATAAGTTAACCGGGAGGATCCCATCGAGCACTCAGCTCCAAGGCTTTGATGCGTCGAGCTTCGCTGGCAACGAGCTCTGTGGAGCTCCGCTGTTGGAGAGCTGTGGCGGGAATGAGGGGATTACAGTTGGTGGCGAGGATGAAGAGGAGAGGGCGAAGTTGATATTTGAAACGGAGGAGTTCGGATTGGTTTTGAGCATAGTACTAGGATTTGCAGTTGGTTTTTGGACAGTTATAGTGTCTTTGGTGGTGAATGTGTCATGGAGAAATGCCTATTTCGGGGTGCTAACGAGGATGGGGAATTACGTTTATTATGTGTGGGTTAAATTCTTGCTCCGGTGATTCCACATCGTTGGTTGGTGCTGCTGTTTCAGCTCATGAGTTTGTAGGCAGAAAGGTGAAATCAGTGGAAGCATACAAAGTAGGAATCATAGGACTCCATATTTAAACTTATGGAAAAACAGAAGATCTCAATATCTATAAAATCCTAGCATATTGTTTTTTTACAGTTCAAAATTAACCTAGGaaatttgttatatttattgaacaattcaagcaattcacaacTCATATTCAAATATAATATTGTGTc
The sequence above is drawn from the Salvia splendens isolate huo1 unplaced genomic scaffold, SspV2 ctg812, whole genome shotgun sequence genome and encodes:
- the LOC121791446 gene encoding receptor-like protein EIX2, whose product is MTPLFSDAFADVIICKESERSALSTFRNDLEDSSDRLSSWRGADCCHWEGVICDNLTGQVRELRLRNPHNAACSSRSYGAAEFQAYDIHKLGGRLNPSLLQLEFLNHLDLSCNDFHGAPGLHLLHEKPTGAVPSRIANLSRLRHLNLGDPFPIFAESKLRVSSMQWLRHLSSLEHLDLTGADASSASDWLGSLGNLHSLLDLRLSRCGLPPVISGNAANLSRLAQLHLSWNNFDSPLPRWIYSLTDLVSLNLSHCGFYDHLPTGLQNMTKLEYLNLSSNHFTSNFPPCITRLSNLKVLAAAGNIIEGELPATMDNLTSLVTLELSLNRIGGMLPKSLSNLCNLQELYLYINTFSGGLPDFSGCISHNLRVLYLGWNNLSGPLPSNLKQAAKLRELDLTYNKLTGPLPSSLGELQELESLVISDNSFIFRANGNRFTFKPSRDWIPPFQLHGLTLRSWRLGPEFPPWIKHLKHLQYLSLANTGIEDAIPSWFWRLTPQNIAVDMKHNLITGPLPRVSSNVTILNLSFNSISGSMHQFLCENSERNMRLEILDLANNYLSGEIPDCWGNWSSLSVLRLQLDSSALRVGGVQPSSQQVLGRDPGGALPSQPHLGAGPSGQQSVRADTLVLRRFQCDGVEAEAGRTHVLFCRRHVGVVPDSQYLVVKGRLGLYSNILHWVMTLDISDNNLTGPIPAAITSLSKLQGLNLSRNSLTGRIPEHIGGMSLLESLDISKNKLSGEIPQTIAELSFLGNLNLSCNKLTGRIPSSTQLQGFDASSFAGNELCGAPLLESCGGNEGITVGGEDEEERAKLIFETEEFGLVLSIVLGFAVGFWTVIVSLVVNVSWRNAYFGVLTRMGNYVYYVWVKFLLR